In one window of Amblyomma americanum isolate KBUSLIRL-KWMA chromosome 9, ASM5285725v1, whole genome shotgun sequence DNA:
- the LOC144104486 gene encoding heterogeneous nuclear ribonucleoprotein U-like protein 1 isoform X8, protein METVQVKQEPAEDKAAAPTPAVQVNGEQQQIKEEQLAGGDAGRGDDAVQPGKRKRSPSPQRIRPKSPPPAVKVEEFPEDTFDVTLVTLDTYNSDLNLCIEENRYEAESLSQHGFGLMWAGARATFGANKGKICFETKITKYLDVSHLPSDEPTPNVARVGFSVEESSMQLGEEPLSYGYGGTGKISVDCKFKDYGEPFAEGDVILGMADLDSSPVRLSFAKNGRDLGTAFEIPRETLKGRALFPHVLVKNCAFQCNFGQLAEPWFNPPDLSYTFIACVPLDERIRGTIGPKKKADCEMIMMCGLPGCGKTTWANEYTAKFPERKYNILGTNNIIDKMKVMGLPRKRNYSGRWDVLIEKSTKCLNKLLELSSKTPRNYILDQTNVYPSAQRRKMRPFEGFKRRAVVIVPTDEEFIRRCQKREKEEGKDVPDIAVLEMKANFVMPEQGSLFDEVIYTELPREEAEPLVKKYNEEGRAACGPPQSRFRQGGGGFNDHRGGGGFNDRGGFRQPFRGGFDRRRPFQRGPPGGPGFRGGPPPPNRGGGFGGPPPYRGGGGGGGFRGGGGYRGGPPGPQGPMGSRGGPPPGPPGPPGPHGPPGRGGGDMRRGGPPPPHRTGGGGGWGPHPSPPPRGYGGGRAGPPPHPAHTPPQGHMPPPQQQSYGGGYGGGYNQQYSYGQQGYGQHQQPYGQPPQAHPPPQQVAAAYGAPPQAAPAAAAAPPPYGGQAAVPQQPAVAAAYGQATPQQYQQYQQQWNQYYQNQQQWNQYYQQQGYAAGGYAPAQK, encoded by the exons GCCAAAATCCCCTCCGCCGGCGGTGAAGGTTGAAGAGTTTCCAGAGGACACCTTTGATGTCACGCTCGTCACACTTGATACAT ACAACTCTGACCTGAACCTGTGCATCGAGGAGAACCGGTATGAGGCAGAGTCCCTCAGTCAGCATGGCTTCGGCCTCATGTGGGCTGGggcacgggccacgttcggcGCCAACAAGGGGAAGATCTGCTTCGAGACCAAG ATTACAAAGTACCTGGACGTCTCTCACCTTCCCTCGGACGAGCCCACTCCCAATGTGGCACGTGTGGGTTTCTCTGTCGAGGAATCATCTATGCAGTTAG GCGAGGAACCCCTGTCATACGGCTATGGTGGCACGGGCAAGATCTCAGTGGACTGCAAATTCAAGGACTACGGGGAGCCCTTTGCGGAAGGGGACGTCATTCTGGGCATGGCG GACTTGGACAGCAGCCCTGTGCGGCTGTCTTTTGCAAAGAATGGCCGGGACCTGGGCACGGCCTTTGAGATCCCCAGGGAGACACTCAAGGGACGGGCGCTCTTCCCCCACGTCCTGGTCAAGAACTGCGCCTTCCAGTGCAACTTTGGACAGCTG GCGGAGCCATGGTTCAATCCACCAGACTTGAGCTACACGTTCATCGCGTGTGTGCCACTGGACGAGAGGATACGTGGCACGATTGGACCGAAGAAGAAGGCCGATTGTGAG ATGATCATGATGTGCGGCCTGCCTGGCTGTGGCAAGACTACGTGGGCCAACGAGTACACGGCCAAGTTCCCCGAGCGCAAGTACAACATCCTGGGCACCAACAACATCATCGACAAGATGAAG GTCATGGGCCTGCCCCGAAAACGCAACTACTCTGGACGGTGGGACGTGCTCATCGAGAAGTCCACCAAGTGTCTCAACAAGCTGCTCGAGCTGTCGTCAAAGACTCCGCGCAACTACATCCTGGACCAG ACGAATGTGTACCCGAGCGCCCAGCGGCGTAAGATGCGCCCCTTCGAGGGCTTCAAGCGCCGAGCCGTAGTGATAGTGCCCACGGATGAGGAGTTCATCAGGCGGTGTCAAAAGCGGGAGAAGGAGGAGGGCAAGGACGTGCCGGACATTGCCGTCCTAGAGATGAAAG CCAACTTCGTGATGCCTGAGCAAGGGAGCCTGTTTGATGAGGTGATCTACACGGAGCTCCCGCGAGAGGAGGCGGAGCCTCTCGTGAAGAAGTACAACGAGGAGGGCCGGGCGGCATGCGGGCCCCCGCAGTCACGCTTCCGCCAGGGTGGCGGTGGCTTCAACGACCACCGTGGCGGCGGCGGCTTCAATGACCGTGGAGGATTCAGGCAACCTTTCCGCG GTGGATTTGACCGGCGGAGACCGTTCCAGCGAGGGCCACCTGGTGGTCCTGGATTCCGGGGAGGGCCGCCGCCTCCCAATCGCG GAGGAGGCTTTGGCGGTCCGCCTCCAtaccgtggtggtggtggtggaggagGCTTCCGAGGGGGTGGTGGATACAGGGGCGGGCCCCCAGGCCCACAAGGACCCATGGGTAGCCGGGGTGGCCCCCCGCCCGGGCCACCCGGCCCCCCTGGACCACACGGCCCTCCTGGTCGCGGAGGTGGTGACATGAGGAGGGGTGGGCCAccccctccccacagaactggagGAGGGGGCGGGTGGGGCCCACACCCATCACCCCCACCCCGGGGCTATGGGGGAGGTCGGGCAGGACCCCCACCCCACCCTGCGCACACACCGCCCCAGGGACATATGCCACCACCCCAGCAGCAG TCCTACGGTGGTGGCTACGGGGGTGGCTACAACCAGCAGTACTCTTACGGACAGCAAG GCTACGGGCAGCACCAGCAGCCCTACGGCCAGCCACCGCAGGCTCACCCCCCTCCGCAACAGGTCGCCGCCGCCTACGGGGCTCCCCCACAGGCGGccccggccgccgccgccgcaccgcCGCCCTATGGAGGACAGGCCGCGGTCCCTCAGCAGCCGGCCGTCGCTGCGGCGTACGGCCAGGCCACGCCGCAGCAGTACCAGCAGTACCAGCAGCAGTGGAATCAGTACTACCAAAACCAGCAGCAGTGGAACCAGTACTACCAGCAGCAGGGATACGCGGCGGGTGGCTATGCGCCGGCGCAGAAGTAG
- the LOC144104486 gene encoding heterogeneous nuclear ribonucleoprotein U-like protein 1 isoform X6 — protein sequence MEEAVKEEAIEEDGPSPMETVQVKQEPAEDKAAAPTPAVQVNGEQQQIKEEQLAGGDAGRGDDAVQPGKRKRSPSPQRIRPKSPPPAVKVEEFPEDTFDVTLVTLDTYNSDLNLCIEENRYEAESLSQHGFGLMWAGARATFGANKGKICFETKITKYLDVSHLPSDEPTPNVARVGFSVEESSMQLGEEPLSYGYGGTGKISVDCKFKDYGEPFAEGDVILGMADLDSSPVRLSFAKNGRDLGTAFEIPRETLKGRALFPHVLVKNCAFQCNFGQLAEPWFNPPDLSYTFIACVPLDERIRGTIGPKKKADCEMIMMCGLPGCGKTTWANEYTAKFPERKYNILGTNNIIDKMKVMGLPRKRNYSGRWDVLIEKSTKCLNKLLELSSKTPRNYILDQTNVYPSAQRRKMRPFEGFKRRAVVIVPTDEEFIRRCQKREKEEGKDVPDIAVLEMKANFVMPEQGSLFDEVIYTELPREEAEPLVKKYNEEGRAACGPPQSRFRQGGGGFNDHRGGGGFNDRGGFRQPFRGGFDRRRPFQRGPPGGPGFRGGPPPPNRGGGFGGPPPYRGGGGGGGFRGGGGYRGGPPGPQGPMGSRGGPPPGPPGPPGPHGPPGRGGGDMRRGGPPPPHRTGGGGGWGPHPSPPPRGYGGGRAGPPPHPAHTPPQGHMPPPQQQSYGGGYGGGYNQQYSYGQQGYGQHQQPYGQPPQAHPPPQQVAAAYGAPPQAAPAAAAAPPPYGGQAAVPQQPAVAAAYGQATPQQYQQYQQQWNQYYQNQQQWNQYYQQQGYAAGGYAPAQK from the exons GCCAAAATCCCCTCCGCCGGCGGTGAAGGTTGAAGAGTTTCCAGAGGACACCTTTGATGTCACGCTCGTCACACTTGATACAT ACAACTCTGACCTGAACCTGTGCATCGAGGAGAACCGGTATGAGGCAGAGTCCCTCAGTCAGCATGGCTTCGGCCTCATGTGGGCTGGggcacgggccacgttcggcGCCAACAAGGGGAAGATCTGCTTCGAGACCAAG ATTACAAAGTACCTGGACGTCTCTCACCTTCCCTCGGACGAGCCCACTCCCAATGTGGCACGTGTGGGTTTCTCTGTCGAGGAATCATCTATGCAGTTAG GCGAGGAACCCCTGTCATACGGCTATGGTGGCACGGGCAAGATCTCAGTGGACTGCAAATTCAAGGACTACGGGGAGCCCTTTGCGGAAGGGGACGTCATTCTGGGCATGGCG GACTTGGACAGCAGCCCTGTGCGGCTGTCTTTTGCAAAGAATGGCCGGGACCTGGGCACGGCCTTTGAGATCCCCAGGGAGACACTCAAGGGACGGGCGCTCTTCCCCCACGTCCTGGTCAAGAACTGCGCCTTCCAGTGCAACTTTGGACAGCTG GCGGAGCCATGGTTCAATCCACCAGACTTGAGCTACACGTTCATCGCGTGTGTGCCACTGGACGAGAGGATACGTGGCACGATTGGACCGAAGAAGAAGGCCGATTGTGAG ATGATCATGATGTGCGGCCTGCCTGGCTGTGGCAAGACTACGTGGGCCAACGAGTACACGGCCAAGTTCCCCGAGCGCAAGTACAACATCCTGGGCACCAACAACATCATCGACAAGATGAAG GTCATGGGCCTGCCCCGAAAACGCAACTACTCTGGACGGTGGGACGTGCTCATCGAGAAGTCCACCAAGTGTCTCAACAAGCTGCTCGAGCTGTCGTCAAAGACTCCGCGCAACTACATCCTGGACCAG ACGAATGTGTACCCGAGCGCCCAGCGGCGTAAGATGCGCCCCTTCGAGGGCTTCAAGCGCCGAGCCGTAGTGATAGTGCCCACGGATGAGGAGTTCATCAGGCGGTGTCAAAAGCGGGAGAAGGAGGAGGGCAAGGACGTGCCGGACATTGCCGTCCTAGAGATGAAAG CCAACTTCGTGATGCCTGAGCAAGGGAGCCTGTTTGATGAGGTGATCTACACGGAGCTCCCGCGAGAGGAGGCGGAGCCTCTCGTGAAGAAGTACAACGAGGAGGGCCGGGCGGCATGCGGGCCCCCGCAGTCACGCTTCCGCCAGGGTGGCGGTGGCTTCAACGACCACCGTGGCGGCGGCGGCTTCAATGACCGTGGAGGATTCAGGCAACCTTTCCGCG GTGGATTTGACCGGCGGAGACCGTTCCAGCGAGGGCCACCTGGTGGTCCTGGATTCCGGGGAGGGCCGCCGCCTCCCAATCGCG GAGGAGGCTTTGGCGGTCCGCCTCCAtaccgtggtggtggtggtggaggagGCTTCCGAGGGGGTGGTGGATACAGGGGCGGGCCCCCAGGCCCACAAGGACCCATGGGTAGCCGGGGTGGCCCCCCGCCCGGGCCACCCGGCCCCCCTGGACCACACGGCCCTCCTGGTCGCGGAGGTGGTGACATGAGGAGGGGTGGGCCAccccctccccacagaactggagGAGGGGGCGGGTGGGGCCCACACCCATCACCCCCACCCCGGGGCTATGGGGGAGGTCGGGCAGGACCCCCACCCCACCCTGCGCACACACCGCCCCAGGGACATATGCCACCACCCCAGCAGCAG TCCTACGGTGGTGGCTACGGGGGTGGCTACAACCAGCAGTACTCTTACGGACAGCAAG GCTACGGGCAGCACCAGCAGCCCTACGGCCAGCCACCGCAGGCTCACCCCCCTCCGCAACAGGTCGCCGCCGCCTACGGGGCTCCCCCACAGGCGGccccggccgccgccgccgcaccgcCGCCCTATGGAGGACAGGCCGCGGTCCCTCAGCAGCCGGCCGTCGCTGCGGCGTACGGCCAGGCCACGCCGCAGCAGTACCAGCAGTACCAGCAGCAGTGGAATCAGTACTACCAAAACCAGCAGCAGTGGAACCAGTACTACCAGCAGCAGGGATACGCGGCGGGTGGCTATGCGCCGGCGCAGAAGTAG
- the Gmer gene encoding GDP-L-fucose synthase-like protein: MASAEEKVILVTGGTGLVGKAIETVANQEKRPGERWIFVSSKDADLTNKQQTEALFAKHKPTHVVHLAAMVGGLFRNMKYNLDFLRRNIMINDNVLQTSFEIGVRKVVSCLSTCIFPDKTTYPIDETMIHNGPPHDSNFGYSYAKRLIDVQNKAYHAQHGCKFTAVIPTNVFGPHDNFNLEDGHVLAGLINRTHQAKLHGAPLQVWGSGKPLRQFIYSLDLARLIVWVLREYDEVEPIILSVDEEDEVSIKDASRLITDAFDFKGDVIFDTSKADGQFKKTASNKKLRRYLPDFKFTPIEKALKETVDWYVKNYETARK, from the exons ATGGCGTCAGCGGAAGAGAAAGTGATTCTGGTGACAGGAGGCACGGGACTCGTCGGCAAAGCCATCGAGACCGTTGCCAACCAAGAGAAGAGGCCCGGAGAGCGGTGGATCTTTGTTTCATCGAAAGACGCCGACCTTAC caacaagcagcagacCGAAGCGCTGTTCGCCAAGCACAAGCCCACTCATGTCGTCCACCTAGCCGCGATGGTCGGAGGCCTTTTCAGGAACATGAAGTACAACCTTGACTTCTTG AGAAGGAACATCATGATAAACGACAATGTCCtgcagacaagttttgaaattGGTGTTCGAAAGGTGGTGTCCTGTCTTTCGACGTGCATATTTCCCGACAAAACTACATACCCCATTGATGAAACTATG ATTCACAATGGCCCACCGCATGACTCCAACTTTGGTTACTCATATGCTAAGCGGCTCATCGATGTCCAAAACAAGGCATACCATGCACAGCACGGCTGCAAGTTCACCGCCGTGATCCCAACAAATGTGTTTGGGCCGCACGACAACTTCAACCTTGAGGACGGTCATGTGTTGGCGGGCCTTATCAACAGAACCCACCAGGCCAAAT TGCATGGGGCTCCACTGCAGGTGTGGGGATCGGGTAAACCGTTGCGCCAGTTCATCTACTCCCTGGACCTCGCACGGCTCATCGTATGGGTGCTACGTGAATACGATGAAGTAGAGCCCATCATTCTCTCAG TTGATGAAGAGGATGAAGTGAGCATCAAGGATGCATCCAGGCTTATCACTGACGCCTTTGATTTTAAAGGGGATGTCATT TTTGACACATCCAAAGCTGACGGTCAGTTCAAGAAGACTGCCAGCAACAAGAAACTTCGGCGCTACCTACCGGACTTCAAATTCACTCCCATTGAAAAAG CTTTGAAAGAAACTGTCGACTGGTATGTCAAGAACTATGAAACTGCCCGAAAATAG